The nucleotide sequence AAAAAGAGGCCAAGGCAGCAGCCATAGCTGCGGCCCCCCCACCAGACCCTGAAGTGCTGGCCAAGCAGCAAGCCAAGCGCGACGACAAGCGCTGGGATAAGGTGGCTGCGGGCATGCAAGAGCTGTCGCTGTGGATGCAGGACATGGTGCGCACGGGCCTGGCCAACCAGTCTGGCGACGCCAAGGCGCGCCAGCACTGGCACACCATGGCCGCACGTATGGTGGACGCGCAGGCCACAGGCATGGCCGCCCGCATCAAGGAAGCCTGGGAGCTGGTGGACAGCCACCCGCAGTGGGCGCGTGATTTGCTGGTGCAGCTGGGCCACTGGCAGCTGCTGGTGGATGCGGTAGAGCGCCGCGAATCTTTGCCCGTCGATGTCAAAGCCGATGTGATGGCAGCGCTGGGCTGGCCGCTGGATAAGGCAGAAGTGCAAGCGCAGGGCGAGGCTCTGAGCGACCAATGGCGCGTGGCCGGCATACGCTTGATAGAGCGCGAAGGCCGCTTGCTGGAGCGCCATGTCTGGCTGCAAGGCCTGCAAAGTGGGCGCATGGCGCTGTTGCTGGACTACGCCCAGGGCGGGCGCGGTTTTGAATCGGCTTGGGTGCAAGGCGCCAGCTACAGTGGCCGCCTGCATTTCTACCCCGGCCGCGCCGCATCGCGTGCGCTGGCCGGTGGCGATATGCAATTGCTAGATAGCGATGCAGTGCTGAACACCGATGTGCTGGGCGATGTCCTGCAACAACTGAGCCAGCGCATTGCCGCCAACCCGCTGCAGCCCACGCAGCCGCTGTGGTGTGCCAATGCAGGGCTGAATTTTGTCGATGGACAGTGGTATGCCGCATGGCCGAAAACCGCCGATATGGTCACCAACATGGCGCCAGTGCCTGTGGTGATTCAAGACGCCGAAGCGTGGCGCCTGCTGGCGCTGACGGGCGGCGCACCCGTGGCCTTGTTTGGCGAATGGGAGGCTGGCCCGCAGATTGGCCGCTGGCGCTTGCTGAGCGCCTGGCAAGCCACAGAGCAGGGCGGTGCCTTGTCCTGCATCTGGCAAAACCGGGGAGAGGTGTGATGAGCCAAGCCAATTTATGGACTGCGCTGCAGCAGTCAGCCTTGGTGGGGGCAGAGCGACTGGCCGTGCCTGTTATTTTGACTACGCCCGATGTGAGCACGCCCGCCAGCGTGCAGGCCGTGCAAATGGCGCTGCAGCAGCCTGCGGCATCCATCGCCGCGCAAGTTCTGCGGGCCAGTGCGGCGGCTGCGGTGTTAGAGCGCACAGGCTGGGTGCCGGGCAGCCAGATTCAGCTGAGCGCGCCGCTGACGGTGCCTGTCATTCCGGCGCCCGAATCACGCAGCGCGCCAGACGATGCGCAGTTGGAAAGCCTGGTTGAAGCCATCATCACCGAAGGCCCGCAAGACCAGCTGGCGCCTACCTTTGCAGAGCTGAACAACGCTGGCCTGCGCCTGCCGCA is from Comamonas fluminis and encodes:
- a CDS encoding SWIM zinc finger family protein — protein: MSRVLATEAEVLALSPDAASSKAAKGLQSISKWPTTGGNDAAVWGECQGSGSKPYQTQVDLSGPAFKCSCPSRKFPCKHGLALMLLRAAGQVADGGEQPEWVNAWLGGRAEKAEKKEAKAAAIAAAPPPDPEVLAKQQAKRDDKRWDKVAAGMQELSLWMQDMVRTGLANQSGDAKARQHWHTMAARMVDAQATGMAARIKEAWELVDSHPQWARDLLVQLGHWQLLVDAVERRESLPVDVKADVMAALGWPLDKAEVQAQGEALSDQWRVAGIRLIEREGRLLERHVWLQGLQSGRMALLLDYAQGGRGFESAWVQGASYSGRLHFYPGRAASRALAGGDMQLLDSDAVLNTDVLGDVLQQLSQRIAANPLQPTQPLWCANAGLNFVDGQWYAAWPKTADMVTNMAPVPVVIQDAEAWRLLALTGGAPVALFGEWEAGPQIGRWRLLSAWQATEQGGALSCIWQNRGEV